A part of Thermococcus sp. LS1 genomic DNA contains:
- a CDS encoding V-type ATP synthase subunit F — translation MKIAVLGDKDTALGFKLAGAHEVYSFEDTPLDMERLKNKLNELVEREDIGIILITERFVQKIELPDVTFPIILQVPDKSGSKFGEEAIKEIVRRAIGVELKR, via the coding sequence ATGAAGATAGCGGTGCTCGGAGACAAGGACACGGCTTTGGGCTTCAAGCTCGCCGGCGCTCACGAAGTTTACTCCTTTGAGGACACTCCACTCGACATGGAGAGGCTGAAGAACAAGCTCAATGAACTTGTTGAGAGGGAAGATATCGGGATAATCCTGATAACCGAGAGATTCGTCCAGAAGATTGAGCTTCCCGACGTTACGTTTCCAATCATCCTTCAGGTGCCGGACAAATCCGGCTCCAAGTTCGGGGAAGAGGCAATTAAGGAGATAGTTAGAAGAGCCATTGGTGTTGAGCTGAAGAGGTGA
- a CDS encoding ATP synthase subunit A, translating to MGRIIRVTGPLVVADDMKGAKMYEVVRVGEMGLIGEIIRLEGDKAVIQVYEETAGIRPGEPVEGTGASLSVELGPGLLTAMYDGIQRPLNVLRDLSGDFIARGLTAPALPRDKKWHFTPKAKVGDKVVGGDILGVVPETSIIEHRILVPPWVEGEIVEIAEEGDYTVEEVIAKVRKPDGTIEELKMYHRWPVRVKRPYKNKLPPEVPLITGQRTIDTFFSQAKGGTAAIPGPFGSGKTVTQHQLAKWSDAQVVVYIGCGERGNEMTDVLEEFPKLKDPKTGKPLMERTVLIANTSNMPVAAREASIYTGITIAEYFRDMGYDVALMADSTSRWAEALREISGRLEEMPGEEGYPAYLASKIAEFYERAGRVITLGSDERIGSVSVIGAVSPPGGDFSEPVVQNTLRVVKVFWALDADLARRRHFPAINWLRSYSLYIDSIQDWWHKNVDPEWRAMRDRAMELLQKEAELQEIVRIVGPDALPDREKAVLIVARMLREDYLQQDAFDEVDTYCPPKKQVTMMRVILNFYERTMEAVDRGVPVDEIAKLPVREKIGRMKFEPEIEKVAALIDETNAQFEELFKKYGA from the coding sequence ATGGGAAGGATAATTCGTGTTACGGGCCCACTCGTCGTGGCTGATGACATGAAGGGCGCTAAGATGTACGAGGTCGTCAGGGTCGGCGAAATGGGACTCATCGGAGAAATCATTCGTCTTGAGGGAGATAAGGCGGTCATCCAGGTCTACGAGGAAACGGCAGGCATAAGGCCGGGCGAGCCGGTCGAAGGAACCGGTGCTTCGCTCAGTGTCGAGCTTGGTCCCGGACTGCTCACCGCAATGTACGACGGTATTCAGAGGCCACTCAACGTTCTGAGGGACCTCAGCGGAGACTTCATAGCGAGAGGCCTTACCGCCCCGGCCCTTCCGAGGGACAAGAAGTGGCATTTCACCCCGAAGGCCAAGGTCGGCGACAAGGTCGTCGGCGGAGACATCCTCGGTGTAGTGCCGGAAACCAGCATCATCGAGCACAGAATTTTGGTTCCGCCCTGGGTCGAGGGTGAGATTGTCGAGATTGCTGAAGAGGGCGACTACACCGTCGAGGAAGTCATTGCAAAGGTCAGGAAGCCCGATGGAACCATCGAAGAGCTCAAGATGTACCACCGCTGGCCGGTCCGTGTCAAGAGGCCCTACAAGAACAAGCTCCCGCCGGAGGTTCCGCTTATCACCGGCCAGAGAACCATCGACACCTTTTTCTCCCAGGCCAAGGGTGGAACTGCTGCCATTCCCGGTCCGTTCGGTTCAGGAAAGACCGTTACCCAGCACCAGCTTGCCAAGTGGAGTGACGCCCAGGTCGTCGTTTACATAGGCTGCGGTGAGCGCGGAAACGAGATGACCGACGTCCTTGAGGAGTTCCCGAAGCTCAAGGATCCGAAGACCGGAAAGCCGCTCATGGAGAGAACCGTCCTCATAGCCAACACCTCGAACATGCCCGTCGCTGCGCGTGAGGCTTCCATCTACACCGGAATCACCATCGCCGAGTACTTCCGCGACATGGGCTACGACGTCGCTCTCATGGCCGACTCTACGAGCAGGTGGGCTGAGGCACTCCGTGAGATTTCCGGCCGTCTCGAGGAGATGCCCGGTGAGGAAGGTTATCCGGCCTACCTTGCCAGTAAGATCGCCGAATTCTACGAGCGTGCCGGTCGTGTCATAACCCTCGGAAGCGACGAGAGGATTGGAAGTGTTTCCGTCATCGGTGCAGTCTCGCCGCCGGGTGGAGACTTCAGCGAGCCAGTCGTTCAGAACACCCTCCGTGTCGTCAAGGTCTTCTGGGCTCTCGATGCTGACTTGGCCAGGAGGAGGCACTTCCCGGCAATCAACTGGCTGAGGAGTTACTCGCTCTACATCGACTCCATCCAGGACTGGTGGCACAAGAACGTTGACCCTGAGTGGAGGGCAATGAGGGATAGGGCCATGGAGCTCCTTCAGAAAGAGGCCGAGCTCCAGGAGATTGTCAGGATTGTCGGTCCGGATGCTCTGCCGGACAGGGAGAAGGCCGTCCTCATAGTCGCCAGGATGCTTCGTGAGGACTACCTCCAGCAGGATGCCTTCGACGAGGTCGACACCTACTGCCCGCCCAAGAAGCAGGTAACTATGATGAGGGTTATCCTCAACTTCTACGAGAGGACCATGGAGGCCGTTGACAGGGGCGTTCCAGTCGACGAGATAGCCAAGCTCCCGGTCAGGGAGAAGATAGGTCGTATGAAGTTCGAGCCAGAGATTGAGAAGGTTGCCGCACTGATAGACGAGACCAACGCTCAGTTTGAGGAGCTCTTTAAGAAGTATGGGGCGTGA
- a CDS encoding ATP synthase subunit B produces the protein MPGMEYSTVSKIYGPLMIVQGVKGVAYGEVVEIETESGEKRKGQVLEARQDMAIVQVFEGTRDLDIKTTRVRFTGETLKVPVSMDMLGRVFNGIGKPIDGGPEIIPEDRRDVHGAPLNPVARAYPRDFIQTGVSAIDGMNTLVRGQKLPIFSGSGLPHNMLAAQIARQAKVLGEEEQFAVVFAAMGITYEEANFFKKSFEETGAIERAVLFLNLADDPAIERIITPRMALTVAEYLAFDYDMQVLVILTDMTNYAEALREISAAREEVPGRRGYPGYMYTDLATIYERAGRVRGKKGSITQMPILTMPDDDITHPIPDLTGYITEGQIVLSRELYRKGIYPPIDVLPSLSRLMKDGIGKGRTRDDHPQLSQQLYAAYAEGRSLRDLVAVVGEEALSETDRKYLKFADRFEREFIAQRYDEDRSIEETLDLGWELLAELPESELKRVRKEYILKYHPKYRKREG, from the coding sequence ATGCCGGGAATGGAGTACTCAACCGTTAGCAAGATTTACGGGCCGCTCATGATAGTACAGGGCGTTAAGGGAGTCGCCTACGGTGAGGTCGTTGAGATAGAGACCGAGAGTGGCGAGAAGAGGAAGGGACAGGTTCTCGAGGCAAGGCAGGACATGGCTATCGTCCAGGTCTTCGAGGGAACTAGAGACCTCGACATAAAGACAACCCGCGTAAGGTTCACCGGCGAGACGCTGAAGGTTCCGGTCAGCATGGACATGCTCGGAAGGGTGTTCAACGGTATCGGTAAGCCCATCGACGGCGGCCCTGAAATCATTCCTGAGGACAGGCGTGACGTCCACGGTGCTCCCCTTAACCCTGTCGCCCGTGCCTATCCGAGGGACTTCATCCAGACCGGTGTTTCGGCCATCGACGGAATGAACACGCTCGTCCGCGGCCAGAAGCTGCCTATCTTCAGCGGCTCAGGTCTTCCCCACAACATGCTGGCTGCACAGATAGCCAGACAGGCAAAGGTTCTCGGCGAAGAGGAGCAGTTCGCCGTCGTCTTCGCTGCGATGGGTATTACCTACGAGGAGGCCAACTTCTTCAAGAAGAGCTTCGAAGAGACTGGAGCAATAGAGAGGGCAGTCCTGTTCCTCAATCTCGCCGACGACCCGGCAATCGAGCGTATCATCACCCCGCGTATGGCACTCACCGTTGCCGAGTACCTCGCCTTCGACTACGACATGCAGGTTCTAGTTATCCTCACGGACATGACCAACTACGCTGAGGCCCTTCGTGAGATCTCCGCCGCCCGTGAGGAGGTTCCGGGTAGGCGTGGCTATCCAGGTTACATGTACACCGACTTAGCCACCATCTACGAGCGTGCCGGTCGTGTGAGGGGCAAGAAGGGAAGCATTACCCAGATGCCTATCCTCACCATGCCCGACGATGATATCACCCACCCGATTCCAGACCTCACCGGTTACATCACCGAGGGCCAGATAGTCCTCAGCAGAGAGCTCTACAGGAAGGGTATCTATCCACCAATCGATGTCCTTCCGAGCCTCAGCCGTCTGATGAAGGACGGTATCGGTAAGGGCAGGACCAGGGACGACCATCCGCAGCTCAGCCAGCAGCTCTACGCCGCCTATGCCGAGGGTAGGTCCCTCAGGGATCTCGTCGCAGTCGTTGGTGAGGAAGCCCTTAGCGAGACCGACAGGAAGTACCTCAAGTTCGCCGACCGCTTTGAGAGAGAGTTTATCGCCCAGCGCTACGACGAAGACAGAAGCATCGAAGAGACCCTTGACCTCGGTTGGGAGCTCCTTGCTGAGCTTCCGGAGAGCGAGCTGAAGCGTGTCAGGAAGGAGTACATCCTCAAGTACCACCCCAAGTACAGGAAGAGGGAGGGCTGA